A window of Selenomonadales bacterium genomic DNA:
TGCATCGGAGCCGATGCGTTTTGGCAGACAGATGTGCCGTATACATCGCTCGAACAGTCGATAGACGCACTCTGTCCGATCTTTGGCGAGCGGGCGGAGGTACTGTTCGGTGTCGGATTGTTCGGTGCTTCTTTTTTGGCGGCGTTTATCTTACCGCTCGGTACAGCTTATGCAGTATGCGAAGCGTTCGGCTTGGAGTATGGGCTCGACCGTTCTTTCGGTGAAGCACCGTTCTTTTTCGGCATATATGGGTTCGTACTCATCAGCGGGATGGTCGGCGCACTCTCTATGGCAGAGTCGCTTTTCTTTGTCATACTCGCGGCGCAGATAGCAAACGGTATCCTGCTATTGCCGATCCTTTATTTTATGGTGATGTTGGCGGGGGACAGAACCGTCATGGGCACATATCAAAACAGCCATGCCCAAGACGGTGCTGCATTGTTCGTCTTGGTGTTTCTCGCGGTGATGCAGATAGGACTCTTGTTTACGCTTTTTTAGACGGAGAGAATATTTCCGTTACGTGCCAGACTTCGGTCGGATGGTGCGCAAGATAGAAGAGGCGCGAAGAGCTGTCGTCCTTATGATGCTTGACCGAAACAACGGCGTTTCGGGCAGACTGATCGACGAGGTCTACGATGTCGCTCGGTGCGATGCCCCATTTTGCACCGTGATATTCGAGAAAATACGTGGGGCTTGTCATAAGATACGCATCAGCGTCGCGGTCAGCTTCGTTTGCGAACCCTGATCCCGTATGTGGTGTGCGCACTGCGGTTGCCGACGGCTCGTCTGTACGTGTCATATCGAGAGAGCCTTCGTATCCATTGGAGAAGTTTTGCTGTTTCATCGCGATCACTCCTTTTTGTTTTGATTAGTGTGGCGCGAATAGGGGCAGATTATTTGCGGTAAATTTGACTAGCGAAGCAAAAAGGATTTGGAGAATTGACGGAGAATAAAATACAGATATGCAATTTTTAGATTGCCTGGTAGGAGTAATAGTATGAATATCAAACAAGAAGTCAACTTAATTCTGTCGGAGATCCGTCGCAGCCGTCCGCTTGTACATCATTTGACGAATGCCGTCACGATCAACGATTGTGCGAACATGACCTTGGCTGTCGGTGCATCGCCTGTAATGAGCACGCATGCAGACGAAGTGGCAGAAGTCGTACGTGCGTCGCGTGCGCTGGTACTCAATATCGGTATGATAAGTGACTTGGTCGAAGAGGCCATGCACATCGCAGGAGCAGAAGCGAAAAAAACAGGCGTTCCCATTGTGCTCGACCCTGTCGGTGCAGGTGCTACTCGGCATCGCTGTGAGGTCGCACAAAAGCTTATCGCAAACGTTCATCCGACCGTCATTCGCGGCAACGTATCCGAGATGCGTGCGCTTCTCGGAGAGATCTCTCATGCACGCGGTGTCGATGCGTCAGGCACGGATGATGACGGACTTGGTGTGGCTGTGCGTGTGGCACAGACCTTCGGTTGTATTGCGGCACTGACAGGTGCACGCGACATCATCACCGACGGCAAACGATATTATCGGTTACAGAACGGCCATACGATGCTTACACGTGTTACAGGCACAGGCTGTATGACCAACTCGCTCATTGCGTCCGCCCTCGCCGTAACAGACAATGCGCTCGCGGCGGCCGTCGCAGGCGTACTCATCATGGGGCTTGCCGGCGAAGTCGCACACAAGTCGCTCTTCGGCAGTGCCGCTGTCGGAGCCTTTCGCGTGAAATTATTCGACGCCGTATTTGCGCTCTCCAGTATCGAGATCGAACAATATGCAAAAATAGAACAGGGAGAAGTATGATGAAAACGAGAGAATTGACCGTTACCGCGCTGTTTGTAGCCATCGGCATACTGTCGGCGCATTTGATATACTTCCCTGTACTCGTATCCAAGTGCTTTCCTGTACAGCACGCCATCAATATCCTGCTCGCTGTATTCCTCGGCACAAGATATGCCTTTGGGGCATCGTTCTTGACAGCGACCATGCGCAACCTCTTGGGAACAGGGACGCTTCTTGCGTATCCCGGCAGTATGTGCGGTGCGCTTCTGGCAGGCATATTGTATGAACGGACACGCAGTATCTGGGGTGCCATCATCGGTGAGATCGTCGGAACAGGCATCATCGGTGCGCTCCTCGCATATCCGTTCGCCGACTACGTACTTGGCTCGGATGTCGGCGCATTTTTCTTCGTCGTACCGTTCATGATCAGCACCGTCGGCGGCAGCGTCATCGCATATGTACTTTTGCTGACACCGATCGCATCGTATTTCAGACAACAGTTCGGTAAATAACAGGAGGAACTCGATGGAGATCACATATTTTTATAACAGCGGGTTCGCAGTAAAAATTGGCGAAACCCTGCTCGTATTCGATTATTATGTAGACAGTGAAAAACGATTGCCCGACCTTGTGAAAAGCGTCAAGAACGTCTACTTCTTCGCCTCGCATTGGCACGGTGATCATTTCAGTCCCAAACTATTCGCATGGGAAAAAGAAGCCGCTGCGTATATCTTGAGCGGTGATATCAGAGAATATGTCCCCGACACCTCGGCGAGAATCGTCTGGATGGATCCGTACGAAACGCAGACAATTGGCGACATCGAAGTCAGAACATTCGGCTCGACCGACGAAGGCGTATCGTTCGCCGTCACAGCGGGCGGACAGACCATCTTCCATGCAGGCGACCTCAACTGGTGGCATTGGAAAGGCGATACCGAAGAAAACCAAGCCGAAGCCAAACGCATGTTCTTCGACGAAATGGAACGCCTCAAAGGCGAATCGTTCGACATAGCATTCTTCCCCGTCGATGCCAGACTCGAAGAATGTCGCAGCTGGGGCATACGCGAATTTTGCAAATACGTCACCACACCGCAAGTTATCGCCATGCACATTCATCAAGCAGCGTGGGCGGACACGGACGGTATCCTCAAACGCGACGGCAGACAACCTGCCGTATGGTGTCCGATGAAACAAGGCGAAGTGCTTCATGTAGATACGACCAAAGAATAAAGGAGAGAACAACATGAAAAAATTGACCATTTTACTCGTTGCGTTTTTATCATTCTTTCTCTTGAGCGGCTGTTCGGGAAATGCTGCACAAGATCCACTTGCAACCAATATAGATTCTTATGTTGCCAAACTCGGTAATCCCGACAATCCCATCGCAGTATTCCAGACAACAAAAGGAACATTTGCCATCGAACTCTATCGTGACAAAGCTCCGAAAACGGCACAGAACTTCATTGACCTCACCAACAAAGGCTTCTATAACGGCCTCATCTTCCATCGTGTCATCGACGGATTCATGATCCAGGGCGGTGACCCGAACGGAAACGGCACGGGCGGCCCCGGATACACCATCCCCGATGAATTCGGCGAAGGCCTCCTTCACTCGTCCGAAGGCATCCTCTCCATGGCAAACGCAGGCCCGAACACAGGCGGCTCGCAGTTCTTCATCACCCTTGACAAAACACCGTGGCTCGACGGACATCATGCCGTATTCGGTAAAGTCATCGAAGGCATGGAAGTCGTTCGCTCGATCGGCAAAGTCACAACCTTCAGCGACCGTCCGATCTCGCCGATCATCATCAAAAAACTCACCATCGAAAACCTCAAATAATATGACAGCCTATGTCTATATGCTCTCGTGTGCAGACGGCTCCCTCTACACAGGCTGGACGAACGACCTTGCCAAACGACTGGACAATCACCAAGCAGGCAAAGGCGCAAAATACACCCGCAGCAGACTTCCTGTCATGCTTGTGTACCATGAAACGTACAAAACAGAATCCGAAGCGCGCAAACGAGAATGC
This region includes:
- the thiM gene encoding hydroxyethylthiazole kinase; the encoded protein is MNIKQEVNLILSEIRRSRPLVHHLTNAVTINDCANMTLAVGASPVMSTHADEVAEVVRASRALVLNIGMISDLVEEAMHIAGAEAKKTGVPIVLDPVGAGATRHRCEVAQKLIANVHPTVIRGNVSEMRALLGEISHARGVDASGTDDDGLGVAVRVAQTFGCIAALTGARDIITDGKRYYRLQNGHTMLTRVTGTGCMTNSLIASALAVTDNALAAAVAGVLIMGLAGEVAHKSLFGSAAVGAFRVKLFDAVFALSSIEIEQYAKIEQGEV
- the thiW gene encoding energy coupling factor transporter S component ThiW; the protein is MKTRELTVTALFVAIGILSAHLIYFPVLVSKCFPVQHAINILLAVFLGTRYAFGASFLTATMRNLLGTGTLLAYPGSMCGALLAGILYERTRSIWGAIIGEIVGTGIIGALLAYPFADYVLGSDVGAFFFVVPFMISTVGGSVIAYVLLLTPIASYFRQQFGK
- a CDS encoding MBL fold metallo-hydrolase, with protein sequence MEITYFYNSGFAVKIGETLLVFDYYVDSEKRLPDLVKSVKNVYFFASHWHGDHFSPKLFAWEKEAAAYILSGDIREYVPDTSARIVWMDPYETQTIGDIEVRTFGSTDEGVSFAVTAGGQTIFHAGDLNWWHWKGDTEENQAEAKRMFFDEMERLKGESFDIAFFPVDARLEECRSWGIREFCKYVTTPQVIAMHIHQAAWADTDGILKRDGRQPAVWCPMKQGEVLHVDTTKE
- a CDS encoding peptidylprolyl isomerase, with translation MKKLTILLVAFLSFFLLSGCSGNAAQDPLATNIDSYVAKLGNPDNPIAVFQTTKGTFAIELYRDKAPKTAQNFIDLTNKGFYNGLIFHRVIDGFMIQGGDPNGNGTGGPGYTIPDEFGEGLLHSSEGILSMANAGPNTGGSQFFITLDKTPWLDGHHAVFGKVIEGMEVVRSIGKVTTFSDRPISPIIIKKLTIENLK
- a CDS encoding GIY-YIG nuclease family protein, with the protein product MTAYVYMLSCADGSLYTGWTNDLAKRLDNHQAGKGAKYTRSRLPVMLVYHETYKTESEARKRECAIKKLTRQQKQQLIQTKQEQIAD